From a single Pongo pygmaeus isolate AG05252 chromosome 12, NHGRI_mPonPyg2-v2.0_pri, whole genome shotgun sequence genomic region:
- the NT5DC4 gene encoding LOW QUALITY PROTEIN: 5'-nucleotidase domain-containing protein 4 (The sequence of the model RefSeq protein was modified relative to this genomic sequence to represent the inferred CDS: deleted 1 base in 1 codon): MASVDWGEPEGLVSPQGPKQDWHQRIFVNRSLALGKIHCFGFNMDYTLAAYKSPAYEALTFELLLEHLVCIGYPHEILRYTYDPTFPTRGLVFDVLYGNLLKVDTHGNVLLGAHGFTFLSDLPLPRAEIWSFYPRKFIQRDDLQRFYILNTLFNLPETYLYACLVDFFSGCSCYTNCDTSYQHGNLFMSFRSFFQDVTDAMNNVHQSGCLKEKILEDLEKYVEKDPRLPILLGKMKEVVKVFLATNSSYNYTNAITTYLFSISEAEASGRPWRSYFNLIVVDMQKPRFFAEEVVLRQVNTVMAGAEDSGKLHVGTYTGPHQHCAVYSGGSSDMVCELLEVRGKDILHIGDHIFGDILKSKKRQGWRTCLVVPELSWELDIWAREKERLEELKRLDTHLADLCQHMDGSCCELRVISFTKREIQVRAGCHESVVEQEQASLDPASCLLSCSQRFIKRSHY; this comes from the exons ATGGCCAGTGTAGACTGGGGAGAGCCCGAGGGACTGGTCTCCCCTCAAGGCCCGAAGCAGGATTGGCACCAGCG gATTTTTGTCAACCGCAGCCTGGCGCTGGGGAAGATTCATTGCTTTGGCTTCAACATGGACTACACTCTGGCTG CCTACAAGTCCCCAGCTTATGAGGCCCTAACCTTCGAGCTGCTGCTGGAGCACCTGGTGTGCATCGGGTACCCGCATGAGATCCTGCGCTACACCTACGACCCCACCTTCCCCACCAG GGGGCTGGTGTTCGATGTGCTCTATGGGAACCTGCTGAAGGTGGACACCCACGGGAATGTGCTGCTGGGTGCCCATGGCTTCACCTTCCTCTCGGA CCTACCG CTCCCCAGGGCAGAGATCTGGAGCTTCTACCCCAGGAAGTTCATTCAGAGGGACGACCTGCAGCGCTTCTACATACTCAACACGCTCTTCAACCTGCCCG AAACCTACCTCTATGCCTGCCTGGTGGACTTCTTCTCCGGCTGCTCCTGTTACACTAA TTGTGACACCAGCTATCAGCATGGGAACCTCTTCATGTCCTTCCGAAGCTTCTTCCAGGATGTGACTGATGCCATGAATAATGTCCACCAGTCG GGCTGTCTCAAGGAGAAGATCCTGGAGGACTTGGAGAAATATGTGGAGAAGGAT CCACGCCTCCCCATCCTGCTGGGGAAGATGAAGGAGGTTGTGAAAGTGTTTCTGGCCACCAACAGCAGCTACAACTACACCAAT GCTATCACGACCTACCTGTTCAGCATCAGTGAG GCTGAAGCCTCGGGCAGGCCCTGGAGGTCCTACTTCAATCTGATTGTGGTGGACATGCAGAAGCCCCGCTTCTTTGCAGAAGAGGTGGTCCTGAGGCAGGTCAACACGGTAATGGCAGGTGCAGAG GACTCAGGAAAGCTCCACGTGGGCACCTACACAGGGCCCCACCAGCACTGTGCTGTCTACTCTGGAG GCTCTTCGGACATGGTGTGCGAGCTGCTTGAGGTTAGGGGGAAGGACATCCTGCACATTGGGGACCACATTTTTGGGGACATTCTCAAGTCCAAGAAGCGGCAGGGCTGGCGGACTTGCCTGGTGGTTCCTGAGCTGTCCTGGGAGCTGGACATCTGGGCCCGGGAGAAGG AGCGGTTGGAGGAGCTGAAGAGGCTGGACACGCACCTGGCAGACCTATGCCA GCACATGGATGGGAGCTGTTGTGAGCTGCGAGTCATCAGCTTCACAAAGAGAGAGATCCAGGTGAGAGCTGG ATGCCACGAGTCAGTTGTGGAGCAAGAACAGGCCAGTCTGgaccctgcctcctgcctcctctcctgCAGCCAGAGG TTCATCAAGAGAAGCCACTACTAA
- the CKAP2L gene encoding cytoskeleton-associated protein 2-like, whose product MVGPGPTAAAAVEERQRKLQEYLAAKGKLKSQNTKPYLKSKNNCQNPPPSKSTVRPKNDVTNHVVLPVKPKRSISIKLQPRPPNTTGSQKPKLEPPKLLGKRLTSKCVSSNPYSKPSSKSFQQREAGSSTTGELSRKPVGSLNIEQLKTTKQQLTDQGNAKCIDSVNNTHVENKSFDNFLKETNKENLLDISTEPERKPDPKLCTRSKPKTDSYNQTKNSLVPKQALGKSSVNSAVLKDRVNKQFVKETQSRTFPVKSQQLSRGADLARPGVKPSRTVPSHLIQTLSKVQSSKKPVVKNIKDIKVNRSKYERPNETKIWSYPVIEQRVKHTKPRTYPSLLQGEYNNRHPNIKQDQKSNQLSIPQTSCVLQKSKAISQRPNLTVGRFNSAIPSTPSIRPNGTSGNKHSNNGFQQKAQTLDSKLKKAVPQNHFLNKTAPKTQADVTTVNGTQTNPNIKKKATAEDRRKQLEEWQKSKGKTYKRPPMELKTKRKVIKEMNISFWKSIEKEEEEKKAQLELSSKINNTLTECLNLIEGGVPSNEILNILSSIPEAEKFAKFWICKAKLLASKGTFDVIGLYEEAIKNGATPIQELRKVVLNILQDSNRTTEGVTSDSLVAETSITSVEELAKKMESVKSCLSPKEREQVTATPRIAKAEQHNYPGIKLQIGPIPRINGMPEVQDMKLITPVRRSSRIERAVSRYPEMLQEHDLVVASLDELLEVEETKCFIFRRNEALPVTLGFQTPES is encoded by the exons acTGTTAGACCCAAAAATGATGTTACGAACCATGTTGTTTTGCCTGTCAAACCTAAAAGGTCCATCAGCATTAAACTCCAGCCCAGACCACCTAATACTACAGGGTCCCAGAAGCCGAAGTTGGAGCCACCAAAACTTCTGGGCAAAAGACTGACTTCAAAATGTGTTTCTTCTAACCCATACTCTAAGCCTTCTAGCAAGAGTTTTCAACAGCGTGAAGCTGGATCGTCCACAACAGGAGAACTGTCAAGAAAACCCGTGGGATCACTTAATATAGAGCaattgaaaactacaaagcagCAGTTAACAGATCAAGGAAATGCTAAATGTATAGACTCTGTGAATAATACCCATGTTGAAAACAAATCTTTCGATAACtttctaaaagaaacaaacaaagagaacTTGCTCGATATCTCAACAGAACCTGAGAGGAAGCCAGATCCTAAATTATGTACCAGAAGTAAGCCAAAGACTGACTCTTATAATCAAACCAAGAACAGTTTAGTTCCTAAACAAGCCTTGGGCAAAAGTTCGGTTAATAGTGCTGTTCTGAAAGATAGAGTTAATAAACAATTTGTTAAAGAAACACAAAGCAGGACTTTCCCAGTAAAATCACAGCAACTCTCTAGAGGAGCAGATCTTGCAAGACCAGGAGTAAAACCCTCAAGGACGGTTCCCTCTCACTTAATTCAGACCCTTAGTAAAGTTCAGTCATCAAAGAAACCAGTGGTCAAGAACATCAAAGATATAAAGGTTAATAGGAGTAAATATGAAAGACCAAATGAAACTAAGATATGGTCATACCCTGTTATTGAACAGAGAGTGAAGCATACCAAACCCAGAACATACCCCAGTTTGCTTCAGGGTGAATATAACAACAGACATCCAAACATCAAGCAAGATCAGAAGTCCAACCAACTTTCTATACCTCAGACATCATGTGTACTGCAAAAATCAAAAGCCATAAGCCAGAGGCCTAATTTGACAGTTGGCAGATTTAATTCAGCCATTCCAAGCACCCCTAGCATAAGACCAAATGGAACCAGTGGTAATAAACATAGCAATAATGGCTTTCAGCAAAAAGCACAGACTTTGGACTCCAAGTTGAAAAAGGCTGTTCCCCAGAACCATTTTCTGAACAAGACAGCTCCCAAAACTCAAGCTGATGTCACAACTGTAAATGGGACCCAAACAAAcccaaatattaaaaagaagGCAACAGCAGAGGATCGGAG GAAACAACTAGAAGAATGGCAGAAATCTAAGGGAAAAACCTATAAACGGCCCCCTatggaacttaaaacaaaaagaaaagtaataaaggaaatgaatattTCATTCTGGAAGAGCattgaaaaagaagaggaagaaaagaaagcacaACTCGAACTATCCAGTAAAATTAACAACACTCTGACAGAATGTCTGAACCTCATCGAAGGG GGTGTACCTTCTAATGAAATACTTAACATATTGTCCAGCATTCCTGAAGCTGAGAAATTTGCTAAATTCTGGATCTGCAAAGCAAAGTTGTTGGCAAGTAAAGGCACCTTTGATGTTATTGGGCTATATGAAGAGGCCATTAAAAATGGGGCAACA ccaATACAAGAGTTGCGGAAAGTTGTTCTTAATATCTTGCAAGACTCAAACAGAACCACAGAAG GGGTTACTTCTGACTCTTTAGTTGCTGAAACTAGTATAACATCAGTGGAAGAGCTGGCCAAGAAGATGGAATCTGTGAAGTCTTGTCTTTCTCCAAAAGAGAGGGAACAAGTCACGGCAACACCCCGAATAGCCAAGGCAGAACAGCATAATTATCCTGGTATCAAATTACAGATTGGTCCAATCCCTAG AATAAATGGGATGCCAGAAGTGCAAGACATGAAACTTATAACTCCTGTACGGCGTTCTTCGAGGATTGAGCGAGCAGTGTCCCGCTACCCGGAAATGCTGCAGGAACACGATTTAGTAGTGGCTTCTCTTGATGAACTGTTAGAAGtggaagaaacaaaatgttttatattccGTAGAAATGAGGCGCTGCCTGTAACATTGGGGTTTCAAACCCCTGAATCATAA